One genomic window of Oncorhynchus kisutch isolate 150728-3 linkage group LG26, Okis_V2, whole genome shotgun sequence includes the following:
- the LOC109870734 gene encoding microtubule-associated protein 2 isoform X18, which yields MADSRQREDTPPQWDPSGAQDPSPPPAHGANGYPPSYRACQPGTAHGAAPPSYTARENGFNGDHAVTAEQVSARIVQEVTAEAVAVLKGEQETRLPSVEDTANLPPSPPPSPAAEHCFGPLDQDVGDEEEEACPLHHFQNSRERCKFLAPSISVSMPEDDPYHSDEEYYDHPLFSPEWDRSVSSRPSVPAAAFRQIQETVEALTDTFEEEEEEEEEVLMLEEEMEGAAAEIAAALEELWSGDEPELDSPPAEPLEQAEAIGEAHTVPPIQAEAASAAPEGPNGRVEEEEVAEAEGEEESPEEALKMDTDKPDSERSGSLSPDFTEQESPAFLSRDHTAAPLITKTDMASPSPSLSPLPSNSQSQAKELSKMSILDEPKTVSEKQPSVEVLESSNLTTDSGSGFTTAGGQGQGQGVPTDSNKDKSGMSAYFETSALKPDEGSKGVQAEGYYELSTAGEEKKVLGSSSPTVPSPLEINYSMLAQTQSVEEKSDTMGDQKETLPALDRSNECRLSPGKLALDQRSYSLNITIGSMDPSGHGRPRNFSPLATDIMSFTSGSLEESANYLPVTTPSVEKEPPPFRPLILETAASVTSDSSSPPHNTATETPSEKTSPQGSESPESPFPPKYYYKNGTVMAPDLPEMLDLAGSRSRLASENTDPEIMRRKSVPVDAQVLGSDSLANLVLGDQSQNQSLAKSESQLEELGYCVFSEYSGPMPSPADLHSPIDSPPQRFTPMALEEKMAEEKLKIDARDKLAEDEKTSQLAESAGSKEKEETKQMGQKDSASEEKDNKKISHENASMENQKDKPASALKSAESFVTPTVTVTLEEEGKLGDNGPETDAEMAAYERQIRRLEMEDRPLSMEEERELQELREKVKDKFLVHQEAYEEVDAEDVYQLTGVAKDRISRPVRPSPASSVESTTEEDNVSVMETEKPKQMEGQTTPKKVDIMVMSPSVSVGGSSTTEEDTVLVTETEKPKQTGGQTTPTKLDVMATSPSLSGDGVSTTEEDTVPVMETEKPKQNGGQTTPTKVDIMVTSPSVSGDGVSTTEEDTVPVMETEKPKQNGGQTTPTKVDIMVTSPSVSGDGVSTTEEDKISVTETEKPKQTGGQTTPTKLDVMVTSPSVSGDGVSTTEEDKIPVLEIEKPKQTGVQTTPTKVDIMVTSPSVSGDGVSTTEEDKISVTETEKPKQTGGQTTPTKLDVMVTSPSVSGDGVSTTEEDKVPVTEIEKPKQNGGQTTPTKVDIMVTSPSVSGDGVSTTEEDKVPVTEIEKPKQNGGQTTPTKVDIMVTSPSVSGDGVSTTEEEKVSVTEIEKPKQMGGQTTPTKIDPMTTSPSVSGSGVSATEDDDEKVSKEELKEQVVEVKERTMEENKKVEGEKEDTEQAVEPDEIMIKIKPSMPVEKEEKVEKDRMTNKEEEEEEDSEVLAGAGAALIDVPEPRAAIESVVTVEDDFITVVQTIDEGEEPGHSVRFSAPPEPETPEEEEEESQEVEIMEAASLEEVGDVSEEVLEKEVQASREKEVQLETEGQTESYDRDETTMDDSILDSSWVDTQDLSTVDVDDDMSMAAEQIEPLRADRVPAPPVKKYKTLQQQKQEKQPVKPKAKSARVRGREGCVSTPERKPVRKETVCIPREDIKKKKAVNKKTELTKKAETRSSPSRKSVLKPTAVRHPSPAQPQPHPSARRKPTVGVPEGRRPLSVARQSRDRASSPPLTKIPTCKTRVVALLPPRPNSSCSSHTKKNLLGEVELDRPRPSSGGPRDSTTLPRLIYLDGGSQSPKRSSLPRPASVPRPASILSRRTHHQPHDQEESSTSITSSGSTAPRRPTSFSTEVRAEHRTGRAPSWTGTQSMRSRSLCTTTRTPGSTAISPGTPPSYSYSCRTPGTPLTPGTPRSRSLLQEKKVALLRTPPKSPATTPKQLRILNQPLPDLKNIKSKIGSTDNIKYQPKGGQVQIQTKKIDLSHVTSKCGSLDNIRHRPGGGNVRIESVKLDFKDKAQPKVGSLDNAHHTPGGGHIMIESHKLLFRDMAKARVDHGAEIIVTQSPEMGMSGTVSPHRDSHLSSSGSINLLESPQLATLAEDVTAALAKQGL from the exons agcAAGTGTCTGCGCGGATCGTGCAGGAGGTGACAGCCGAGGCAGTGGCAGTACTGAAGGGAGAACAGGAGACAAGACTGCCCTCag TTGAAGACACGGCgaacctgcctccctcccctcctccctcacctgCTGCTGAACACTGCTTTGGACCCCTGGATCAAG ATgtaggggatgaggaggaggaggcctgCCCTCTCCACCACTTCCAAAATTCTCGGGAGAGGTGCAAGTTCCTCGCCCCCTCCATCTCTGTGTCTATGCCCGAGGATGACCCCTACCACTCTGACGAGGAATACTATGATCACCCCTTGTTCAGCCCTGAGTGGGATCGCTCGGTCTCCTCTCGGCCCTCAGTGCCGGCCGCTGCCTTTAGACAGATCCAAG AGACCGTCGAGGCTCTTACAGACACattcgaggaggaggaggaggaggaggaagaggtgttgatgttggaggaggagatggaagggGCAGCAGCAGAAATCGCAGCAGCTCTTGAGGAGCTGTGGAGTGGGGATGAGCCTGAGCTGGACAGCCCCCCAGCCGAGCCCTTAGAGCAGGCAGAGGCCATAGGCGAGGCCCATACTGTGCCACCCATACAGGCCGAGGCAGCTAGTGCCGCCCCAGAAGGCCCTAacgggagggtggaggaggaggaggtggcagaggctgagggggaggaggagagtccTGAGgaag CCTTGAAGATGGACACGGACAAACCAGACAGCGAGAGGAGTGGATCCCTCAGCCCAGACTTCACTGAACAAGAGAGTCCAGCTTTCCTCAGCAGGGACCACACAGCAGCACCCCTGATCACCAAAACGGACATggcttccccttccccttctctGTCCCCTTTACCTTCAAACAGCCAGAGCCAAGCCAAAGAGCTTAGCAAAATGTCTATACTGGATGAACCTAAAACAGTCTCAGAGAAGCAGCCGTCAGTGGAAGTTCTTGAGTCCAGTAACCTCACGACGGATTCAGGGTCTGGGTTCACTACAGCTGGAGGCCAAGGTCAAGGACAAGGTGTCCCAACTGACTCTAACAAAGACAAATCGGGCATGTCAGCTTATTTCGAGACTTCGGCCCTGAAGCCAGATGAGGGATCCAAGGGGGTTCAAGCAGAAGGTTATTATGAACTGAGCACcgcaggagaagagaagaaggtcTTAGGGAGCAGTTCCCCAACAGTTCCGTCACCCCTTGAGATCAACTACAGCATGCTGGCACAAACACAGTCAGTGGAGGAGAAATCAGACACGATGGGAGATCAAAAGGAGACCTTACCGGCCCTGGACAGGAGTAACGAATGTAGGCTGTCTCCTGGGAAGCTGGCCCTGGATCAAAGAAGCTACTCTCTCAACATTACGATTGGATCGATGGATCCCAGTGGTCATGGACGACCTAGAAACTTCTCCCCACTGGCCACGGATATCATGTCTTTTACCAGCGGCAGTCTGGAGGAGTCTGCCAACTATCTCCCAGTCACCACCCCATCTGTGGAGAAGGAGCCACCACCCTTCCGTCCCCTGATCCTGGAGACGGCAGCCTCAGTCACGTCCGACTCTTCATCTCCTCCCCACAACACAGCAACAGAGACCCCCAGTGAAAAGACCAGCCCCCAGGGGTCAGAGTCCCCAGAATCTCCCTTCCCACCCAAATACTACTACAAAAACGGGACAGTCATGGCTCCTGACCTACCTGAAATGCTGGACCTTGCGGGCAGCAGGTCTAGACTGGCTTCTGAGAACACTGACCCTGAGATCATGAGGAGGAAGTCTGTCCCTGTGGACGCCCAAGTCCTTGGCAGCGACTCCCTGGCTAACCTGGTTCTGGGGGACCAGAGTCAGAACCAGAGTCTTGCCAAGAGTGAGAGCCAGCTGGAGGAGTTGGGTTACTGTGTGTTCAGTGAGTACTCAGGGCCCATGCCTTCCCCTGCTGACCTCCATAGTCCCATTGACTCCCCGCCCCAGCGCTTTACCCCTATGGCTCTGGAGGAAAAGATGGCGGAGGAGAAACTGAAAATCGATGCCAGAGACAAACTAGCCGAAGACGAGAAGACCAGTCAGTTAGCTGAGAGCGCCGGTTCCAAAGAAAAAGAAGAAACCAAACAAATGGGACAGAAGGATTCAGCTTCAGAGGAAAAAGACAACAAAAAGATCAGCCATGAAAATGCTTCCATGGAAAACCAAAAAGACAAACCAGCTTCAGCTCTGAAGTCAGCCGAGTCCTTTGTAACTCCTACAGTGACAGTTACCCTGGAAGAGGAGGGGAAGCTAGGAGACAATGGACCCGAGACAGATGCTGAGATGGCTGCCTATGAGAGGCAGATCCGCCGGCTGGAGATGGAGGACAGGCCTCTGAGCATGGAGGAGGAGCGGGAGCTGCAGGAGCTCAGGGAGAAGGTGAAGGACAAGTTCCTGGTGCACcaggaggcatacgaggaggtggATGCTGAAGACGTCTACCAACTGACTGGAGTTGCCAAGGACAGGATCAGCAGGCCCGTTAGGCCCTCCCCAGCCTCCTCTGTGGAGAGTACCACAGAAGAAGACAATGTTTCAGTTATGGAGACAGAGAAACCTAAACAGATGGAAGGTCAGACAACACCAAAGAAGGTTGACATCATGGTGATGTCTCCATCTGTGTCAGTTGGTGGTTCGAGCACCACAGAAGAAGACACAGTTTTAGTTACGGAGACAGAGAAACCTAAGCAGACAGGAGGTCAGACAACACCAACAAAGCTTGACGTCATGGCAACGTCTCCATCTTTGTCAGGTGATGGTGtgagcaccacagaagaagaCACGGTTCCTGTTATGGAGACAGAGAAACCTAAACAGAATGGAGGTCAGACAACGCCAACGAAGGTTGACATCATGGTGACTTCTCCATCTGTGTCAGGTGATGGTGtgagcaccacagaagaagaCACGGTTCCTGTTATGGAGACAGAGAAACCTAAACAGAATGGAGGTCAGACAACGCCAACGAAGGTTGACATCATGGTGACTTCTCCATCTGTGTCAGGTGATGGTGtgagcaccacagaagaagaCAAGATTTCAGTTACGGAGACAGAGAAACCTAAACAGACGGGAGGTCAGACAACACCAACAAAGCTTGACGTCATGGTGACGTCTCCCTCTGTATCAGGTGATGGTGtgagcaccacagaagaagaCAAGATTCCAGTTCTGGAAATAGAGAAACCTAAACAGACGGGAGTTCAGACAACGCCAACCAAGGTTGACATCATGGTGACTTCTCCATCTGTGTCAGGTGATGGTGtgagcaccacagaagaagaCAAGATTTCAGTTACGGAGACAGAGAAACCTAAACAGACGGGAGGTCAGACAACACCAACAAAGCTTGACGTCATGGTGACGTCTCCCTCTGTATCAGGTGATGGTGtgagcaccacagaagaagaCAAGGTTCCAGTTACGGAAATAGAGAAACCTAAACAGAATGGAGGTCAGACAACGCCAACCAAGGTTGACATCATGGTGACTTCTCCATCTGTGTCAGGTGATGGTGtgagcaccacagaagaagaCAAGGTTCCAGTTACGGAAATAGAGAAACCTAAACAGAATGGAGGTCAGACAACGCCAACCAAGGTTGACATCATGGTGACTTCTCCATCTGTGTCAGGTGATGGTGtgagcaccacagaagaagaaaagGTTTCAGTTACGGAAATAGAGAAACCTAAACAGATGGGAGGTCAGACAACGCCAACAAAGATTGACCCCATGACGACGTCTCCATCTGTGTCAGGTAGTGGTGTGAGCGCCACAGAAGATGATGACGAGAAAGTTAGCAAAGAGGAGCTGAAGGAGCAGGTTGTAGAGGTCAAAGAGAGGACCATGGAAGAAAATAaaaaggtagagggggagaaggaggataCAGAGCAGGCAGTGGAACCAGATGAAATCATGATAAAGATAAAACCATCAATGCCtgtagagaaagaagagaaggttGAGAAGGATAGAATGACAaacaaggaggaagaggaggaggaagatagtgaagTTCTGGCAGGGGCAGGAGCAGCGTTGATTGATGTTCCAGAACCCAGAGCTGCCATAGAGTCAGTGGTGACTGTAGAAGATGACTTCATCACTGTAGTCCAGACCATCGACGAGGGTGAGGAGCCAGGACACAGCGTGCGTTTTTCCGCTCCGCCCGAGCCTGAGAcaccagaggaggaggaggaggagtcccAGGAGGTGGAGATCATGGAGGCAGCTAGTCTAGAGGAGGTGGGGGATGTCTCAGAGGAGGTCCTTGAGAAGGAGGTGCAGGCCTCCCGAGAGAAGGAGGTGCAGTTGGAGaccgagggacagacagagagctacGACAGAGACGAGACCACCATGGACGACTCCATCCTAGACAGCTCTTGGGTCGATACTCAAG ATCTCTCCACTGTAGATGTGGATGATGACATGAGCATGGCTGCCGAGCAGATCGAGCCCCTGAGAGCCGACCGGGTCCCAGCCCCACCAGTCAAGAAGTACAAGACTCTCCAGCAGCAGAAGCAGGAAAAGCAGCCAGTGAAGCCCAAGGCTAAAAGCGCGCGTGTGAGGGGGCGCGAGGGGTGCGTCTCCACCCCTGAACGTAAACCCGTCCGCAAGGAGACTGTCTGTATCCCCAGGGAAGACATCAAGAAGAAAAAAG CCGTGAACAAGAAGACTGAGCTGACTAAGAAAGCAGAGACGCGCTCCTCTCCATCCCGGAAGAGTGTGTTAAAGCCTACTGCGGTCCGACACCCAAGTCCCGCCCAGCCCCAACCCCACCCCTCTGCTAGGAGGAAACCTACAG TGGGTGTACCAGAAGGTCGTCGGCCCCTCAGTGTAGCTAGACAGTCTCGGGACAGAGCCTCA TCACCACCATTAACAAAGATCCCCACCTGTAAAACGCGAGTGGTCGCCCTCCTGCCCCCCCGCCCTAACTCGTCCTGCTCCTCCCACACTAAAAAGAACTTGCTGGGGGAGGTGGAGCTTGATAGGCCCCGCCCCTCCTCAGGTGGGCCTCGTGACTCTACCACACTACCCAGACTGATATACCTG gaTGGCGGTTCGCAGAGCCCAAAAAGGTCGTCCCTGCCCCGGCCTGCCTCTGTCCCGCGGCCTGCCTCTATCCTCAGCCGGCGTACCCACCACCAACCACATGACCAGGAGGAGAGCTCCACCTCTATCACCAGCTCCGGCTCTACCGCACCCCGTAGACCCACGT CATTCAGTACAGAGGTCAGGGCGGAGCATAGGACAGGACGCGCCCCTAGTTGGACAG GCACACAGTCGATGCGTTCCCGTTCACTGTGCACCACAACCCGCACCCCAGGGTCCACAGCCATCTCCCCTGGGACTCCTCCCAGCTACAGCTACTCCTGCCGCACACCTGGGACCCCTCTCACCCCTGGCACACCCCGTTCTCGAAGCCTGCTGCAGGAGAAGAAG GTGGCTCTGCTCCGCACCCCTCCCAAGTCACCTGCTACCACTCCCAAACAGCTCCGCATCCTTAACCAGCCCCTTCCCGACCTCAAGAACATCAAGTCCAAGATCGGCTCCACAGACAACATCAAGTACCAGCCCAAGGGGGGACAG